The following proteins come from a genomic window of Methanocella conradii HZ254:
- a CDS encoding DUF7123 family protein: protein MLKKLQLKDKYNHSQEVIIEYLKNGLKEGKQFFKSKYIARDLGMSPKEVGTNMKILSDACEDLRIEKWSYSKSTTWRVEAAA, encoded by the coding sequence ATGTTAAAGAAACTACAGCTAAAGGACAAGTACAACCACAGCCAGGAGGTCATCATCGAGTACCTGAAGAACGGCCTAAAGGAGGGCAAGCAGTTCTTCAAGTCCAAGTACATCGCGAGGGACCTCGGCATGAGCCCGAAAGAGGTCGGCACCAACATGAAGATCCTTTCGGATGCCTGCGAAGACCTGCGCATTGAGAAGTGGAGTTACTCTAAGAGCACCACCTGGCGCGTAGAAGCTGCCGCATAA
- a CDS encoding HEPN domain-containing protein has product MFHATKALLFKDGIKEHSHVCVPYVNETYPELVGCAKVLNSYRLYREKATYGCDIIVNEEEAKAALEHAKAILEKMKALIG; this is encoded by the coding sequence ATGTTTCACGCTACCAAAGCCTTGCTTTTTAAGGATGGCATAAAAGAGCATAGCCATGTTTGTGTGCCCTATGTTAATGAGACCTATCCTGAGCTTGTTGGCTGCGCGAAGGTCCTTAACTCTTATCGGCTATATAGAGAAAAAGCCACCTACGGGTGCGACATTATCGTTAATGAGGAGGAGGCAAAGGCCGCGCTTGAACATGCTAAAGCTATTCTTGAAAAAATGAAGGCCCTTATTGGATAG
- a CDS encoding glycosyltransferase family 4 protein yields the protein MEPLRIAMFAWESLYGVRVGGLAPHVSELSEALAARGHEVHVFTRRGQYGPYDLIKGVHYQRVRSDASGGIVHQMDSLCDAFLDRFKAVERLFGRFDILHGHDWHPVTALYRLKKKGRQFVLTYHSTEWGRNGNRHGTSPESREISHREWLGGYEAKEIIVTSRALMDELQSIYSIPSYKLNLVPNGIFPKKIRRDVDAKEVKLRYGIAPESPLVLFVGRMKYQKGPDLLVKAVPHVLRKRRDARFAFAGDGDLRPACQAKARQMGVAGACHFMGYMPDAGLIDLFNACDMLAVPSRNEPFGIVVLEAWDACKPAIGTQAVRLIDDFVNGIKAWPSPDSIAWCINDVVDKPGALKWMGRQGKRLVDTVYDWNVIADKLLRVYDKALC from the coding sequence ATGGAGCCTTTAAGAATCGCCATGTTCGCGTGGGAGTCGCTATATGGCGTCAGGGTGGGAGGGCTTGCGCCACACGTCTCGGAATTATCTGAGGCGCTTGCAGCCAGGGGCCACGAGGTACACGTATTCACGAGAAGGGGACAGTATGGCCCCTATGACCTGATTAAGGGCGTCCACTACCAGAGGGTGCGCAGCGACGCCTCAGGCGGCATAGTCCACCAGATGGACTCCCTGTGCGACGCCTTCCTGGACCGCTTCAAGGCCGTGGAGCGCCTCTTCGGGCGCTTCGACATCCTCCACGGCCACGACTGGCACCCTGTTACGGCGCTCTACCGCCTCAAGAAAAAAGGAAGGCAGTTCGTGCTCACCTACCACTCGACCGAGTGGGGCAGGAACGGCAACAGGCATGGCACCTCACCCGAATCCAGGGAGATATCGCACCGCGAGTGGCTGGGAGGCTATGAGGCAAAGGAGATCATAGTCACCTCCAGGGCGCTGATGGACGAGCTTCAGTCCATCTATAGCATCCCATCCTACAAGCTAAACCTGGTGCCTAACGGCATATTCCCTAAAAAGATAAGAAGAGACGTGGACGCAAAGGAAGTTAAGTTGAGATACGGCATAGCCCCGGAGTCCCCCCTCGTGCTTTTTGTGGGCCGGATGAAATACCAGAAGGGGCCTGACCTACTCGTGAAAGCTGTGCCACACGTCCTCAGGAAAAGGAGAGACGCGAGGTTCGCATTCGCCGGGGATGGAGACCTGAGGCCAGCCTGCCAGGCGAAGGCCAGGCAAATGGGCGTAGCGGGCGCATGCCACTTTATGGGATATATGCCTGATGCGGGGCTGATAGACCTCTTCAACGCCTGCGACATGCTAGCGGTGCCATCCAGGAACGAGCCTTTCGGGATCGTAGTCCTGGAGGCGTGGGATGCCTGTAAGCCGGCCATCGGCACCCAGGCCGTGCGCCTGATTGACGATTTTGTGAACGGCATCAAGGCGTGGCCCAGCCCCGATTCCATCGCCTGGTGCATCAACGACGTCGTGGACAAGCCAGGCGCCCTGAAATGGATGGGCCGACAGGGGAAAAGGCTGGTGGACACGGTTTACGATTGGAACGTCATAGCCGATAAGCTGTTGAGAGTATACGATAAGGCGCTATGCTAA